The region CTCATCGGCCAATCTTTTCAGGTTCTTTACCCCAGCGTCAGTGAATTTGAACGCACAGGTGAACGTATTGCCCCCCTGTTAAACCGGCATGGCACCTATGCAGATGACCGCATCATGAAGCGGCTGGATGGCCGCTTCAAAGGCGAAACCTTTTGGTGCCATGTCACCGGCCGGGCTTTGAACCAGGCAACACCACACGAGGCAGGTATCTGGACTTTTGAAGACCTCAGTGCCAACCGCCCGGTCAAAGCAGAACTTACGGCCCGTGAGCGTGAAGTGGCTACACAATTAATGAATGGCCTGACAAGCAAAGAAATTGGTCGCCTGCTCAATATCAGCCATCGCACAGTTGAAATTTACCGCGCCAAATTGATGAAAAAATACAAAGCCTCCAACACTGGCGACCTGGTTCACAGACTGATGGCCGGATGATGTGCTCCATCGCGTCAGGAACATGACGCAAGTCAAAAATGGATTGTGCAACTTGTCGCACAATCCAAAGTTCTTTAATCCGTTCACAAGGAGCACACACCATGGTCACAACCAAAAAAACCAGTACATCCAAGCCTGCCGCAGTGGCGACACCACCTGCTGCTAAAACCGTGGCAGTGAAGAAAACGGTCACCAAAAAATCAAACGTTTCTGAGGTGATCGAAAAAGTACCTGCTGTGGTTGCAGAGCCAAGCAAAACGGTCAAAAAACCATCCACAAAGACAAAATCTGAAGCAAAACCCAAAACCGGCACAACCCCAACAGTCCAAGACAAGACAAAACCATCACTGAGTCCGGAACAACGAAAACACTATGTGGAAGTGGCCGCTTTCTATATTGCCGAGCGTCGAGGTTTTGCTCCAGGGAATCCTGCTGAGGATTGGATTGCGGCAGAACTGGAAGTTGATCGCCTGATTGCAAGTGGTCAATTTAATTAACTGACTATTGCGCGCATCCAGTCGGGCAAGTTGATCGCCTTTTGTTTCGGGAAATCTACCCAAATGGTAGTGGCTCCGCCTGCGGCATAGATCACACCAGGCTGATCCACCATTTCCATGGTGGCCCACGTTTCAAAGGTAGTCCTGCCCGGGTCACTGGTAAACATCTTGACCAGCACATCACCTGGATATTCAAGCTGCTTGTAAAAATTACAAAATGCATTCACGATCACCGGTCCTTGACCCAAGGGATTAGGCATGCACCCTGCAGCGTGCATCCAGTCCACGCGGCAGCTTTCCAGGTATCGGAAATAGGTGGTGTTATTAACGTGCCCCATGGCATCCATGTCACCCCAGCGAATGGGAATGACCAGCTCATAAACCAGTTTTTTTTGCTCGGGTAATTCAAATTTCATGAGCGACTCCTTCGTTTTGAG is a window of Rhodoferax lithotrophicus DNA encoding:
- a CDS encoding PAS and helix-turn-helix domain-containing protein, yielding MDINYRLAFEMAPIGLALSRNRTMVDCNRHLCDMFGASPEQLIGQSFQVLYPSVSEFERTGERIAPLLNRHGTYADDRIMKRLDGRFKGETFWCHVTGRALNQATPHEAGIWTFEDLSANRPVKAELTAREREVATQLMNGLTSKEIGRLLNISHRTVEIYRAKLMKKYKASNTGDLVHRLMAG
- a CDS encoding acyl-CoA thioesterase: MKFELPEQKKLVYELVIPIRWGDMDAMGHVNNTTYFRYLESCRVDWMHAAGCMPNPLGQGPVIVNAFCNFYKQLEYPGDVLVKMFTSDPGRTTFETWATMEMVDQPGVIYAAGGATTIWVDFPKQKAINLPDWMRAIVS
- a CDS encoding DUF2934 domain-containing protein translates to MVTTKKTSTSKPAAVATPPAAKTVAVKKTVTKKSNVSEVIEKVPAVVAEPSKTVKKPSTKTKSEAKPKTGTTPTVQDKTKPSLSPEQRKHYVEVAAFYIAERRGFAPGNPAEDWIAAELEVDRLIASGQFN